Proteins encoded by one window of Scatophagus argus isolate fScaArg1 chromosome 8, fScaArg1.pri, whole genome shotgun sequence:
- the slc66a1 gene encoding lysosomal amino acid transporter 1 homolog isoform X3: MWTDGVLTRGAFGWTTEGNFTSLCPNGSQWVWEGLGECAQDARDMASIYLGLLSILCFMVSALPQYYSSCKTGNMDSAISIWFLLLWLGGDSCNLVGSFLADQLPLQTYTAIYYVIADLVMLGMYLYYKIIHKVAESRRVLHVVGVVCVLGFTTSLTHLPGFGTQQEISPSGFRSRALLSTSDINSVRAFTPKEIIGFSIGSVSSMLYLCSRLPQMYTNFKRKSTEGVSYFLFALVILGNTTYGLSVLLKNPEEGQGERSYLIHHLPWLIGSLGTLSLDLIISVQFLIYRKAKVELGDGHNETTPLIGS, translated from the exons ATGTGGACAGATGGAGTCCTCACACGCGGTGCCTTTGGATGGACCACTGAAGGGAACTTTACCTCCTTGTGCCCTAATGGTTCGCAGTGGGTTTGGGAAGGACTTGGGGAATGTGCCCAGGATGCGAGGGATATGGCCAGCATCTACCTAGGCCTCCTGTCCATCCTCTGCTTCATGGTGTCTGCACTCCC ACAGTACTACAGCTCGTGCAAAACAGGGAATATGGACAGTGCCATCTCTATCTGgttcctgctgctgtggttggGAGGGGACTCCTGCAATCTGGTGGGCTCCTTCTTGGCAGACCAACTTCCACTTCAG ACATATACAGCCATTTATTACGTTATAGCTGACCTGGTGATGCTGGGCATGTACCTTTACTACAAGATAATCCACAAAGTGGCTGAaa GCAGGAGGGTTTTGCATGTGGTCGGTGTAGTCTGCGTCCTGGGCTTCACCACGAGCCTCACCCACCTCCCCGGGTTTGGCACTCAGCAGGAAATAAGTCCATCCGGGTTCAGAAGTCGCGCTCTGCTCTCAACCTCTGACATTAACTCCGTCAGG GCTTTTACCCCTAAAGAGATTATTGGTTTCTCCATTGGCTCTGTGTCATCCATGCTCTATCTATGTTCCAGACTTCCCCAGATGTACACTAAT TTTAAGAGGAAGTCAACAGAGGGAGTGTCTTACTTCCTATTTGCACTGGTCATCCTGGGAAACACCACTTATGGCCTGAGTGTCCTACTAAAGAACCCTGAAGAGGGCCAGGGCGAGAGAAGCTACCTGATCCATCACTTGCCCTGGCTCATCGGCAGCCTCGGCACTCTCTCGTTAGACCTCATT
- the slc66a1 gene encoding lysosomal amino acid transporter 1 homolog isoform X2, whose translation MSAGCTENMWTDGVLTRGAFGWTTEGNFTSLCPNGSQWVWEGLGECAQDARDMASIYLGLLSILCFMVSALPQYYSSCKTGNMDSAISIWFLLLWLGGDSCNLVGSFLADQLPLQTYTAIYYVIADLVMLGMYLYYKIIHKVAESRRVLHVVGVVCVLGFTTSLTHLPGFGTQQEISPSGFRSRALLSTSDINSVRAFTPKEIIGFSIGSVSSMLYLCSRLPQMYTNFKRKSTEGVSYFLFALVILGNTTYGLSVLLKNPEEGQGERSYLIHHLPWLIGSLGTLSLDLIISVQFLIYRKAKVELGDGHNETTPLIGS comes from the exons ATGTCAGCAGGTTGTACTGAG aACATGTGGACAGATGGAGTCCTCACACGCGGTGCCTTTGGATGGACCACTGAAGGGAACTTTACCTCCTTGTGCCCTAATGGTTCGCAGTGGGTTTGGGAAGGACTTGGGGAATGTGCCCAGGATGCGAGGGATATGGCCAGCATCTACCTAGGCCTCCTGTCCATCCTCTGCTTCATGGTGTCTGCACTCCC ACAGTACTACAGCTCGTGCAAAACAGGGAATATGGACAGTGCCATCTCTATCTGgttcctgctgctgtggttggGAGGGGACTCCTGCAATCTGGTGGGCTCCTTCTTGGCAGACCAACTTCCACTTCAG ACATATACAGCCATTTATTACGTTATAGCTGACCTGGTGATGCTGGGCATGTACCTTTACTACAAGATAATCCACAAAGTGGCTGAaa GCAGGAGGGTTTTGCATGTGGTCGGTGTAGTCTGCGTCCTGGGCTTCACCACGAGCCTCACCCACCTCCCCGGGTTTGGCACTCAGCAGGAAATAAGTCCATCCGGGTTCAGAAGTCGCGCTCTGCTCTCAACCTCTGACATTAACTCCGTCAGG GCTTTTACCCCTAAAGAGATTATTGGTTTCTCCATTGGCTCTGTGTCATCCATGCTCTATCTATGTTCCAGACTTCCCCAGATGTACACTAAT TTTAAGAGGAAGTCAACAGAGGGAGTGTCTTACTTCCTATTTGCACTGGTCATCCTGGGAAACACCACTTATGGCCTGAGTGTCCTACTAAAGAACCCTGAAGAGGGCCAGGGCGAGAGAAGCTACCTGATCCATCACTTGCCCTGGCTCATCGGCAGCCTCGGCACTCTCTCGTTAGACCTCATT
- the slc66a1 gene encoding lysosomal amino acid transporter 1 homolog isoform X1 yields MSAGCTEQNMWTDGVLTRGAFGWTTEGNFTSLCPNGSQWVWEGLGECAQDARDMASIYLGLLSILCFMVSALPQYYSSCKTGNMDSAISIWFLLLWLGGDSCNLVGSFLADQLPLQTYTAIYYVIADLVMLGMYLYYKIIHKVAESRRVLHVVGVVCVLGFTTSLTHLPGFGTQQEISPSGFRSRALLSTSDINSVRAFTPKEIIGFSIGSVSSMLYLCSRLPQMYTNFKRKSTEGVSYFLFALVILGNTTYGLSVLLKNPEEGQGERSYLIHHLPWLIGSLGTLSLDLIISVQFLIYRKAKVELGDGHNETTPLIGS; encoded by the exons ATGTCAGCAGGTTGTACTGAG cagaACATGTGGACAGATGGAGTCCTCACACGCGGTGCCTTTGGATGGACCACTGAAGGGAACTTTACCTCCTTGTGCCCTAATGGTTCGCAGTGGGTTTGGGAAGGACTTGGGGAATGTGCCCAGGATGCGAGGGATATGGCCAGCATCTACCTAGGCCTCCTGTCCATCCTCTGCTTCATGGTGTCTGCACTCCC ACAGTACTACAGCTCGTGCAAAACAGGGAATATGGACAGTGCCATCTCTATCTGgttcctgctgctgtggttggGAGGGGACTCCTGCAATCTGGTGGGCTCCTTCTTGGCAGACCAACTTCCACTTCAG ACATATACAGCCATTTATTACGTTATAGCTGACCTGGTGATGCTGGGCATGTACCTTTACTACAAGATAATCCACAAAGTGGCTGAaa GCAGGAGGGTTTTGCATGTGGTCGGTGTAGTCTGCGTCCTGGGCTTCACCACGAGCCTCACCCACCTCCCCGGGTTTGGCACTCAGCAGGAAATAAGTCCATCCGGGTTCAGAAGTCGCGCTCTGCTCTCAACCTCTGACATTAACTCCGTCAGG GCTTTTACCCCTAAAGAGATTATTGGTTTCTCCATTGGCTCTGTGTCATCCATGCTCTATCTATGTTCCAGACTTCCCCAGATGTACACTAAT TTTAAGAGGAAGTCAACAGAGGGAGTGTCTTACTTCCTATTTGCACTGGTCATCCTGGGAAACACCACTTATGGCCTGAGTGTCCTACTAAAGAACCCTGAAGAGGGCCAGGGCGAGAGAAGCTACCTGATCCATCACTTGCCCTGGCTCATCGGCAGCCTCGGCACTCTCTCGTTAGACCTCATT